The genomic region CCTTGACGCAGACGCCGCGCTTGAAAGCAGCGCCCTTGGCCAGGATGGTCTTGCGGCGATGCAGCGTGTCGAGCGTGAAAGTCAGAGCCGGGGTCTTGGACTTGGTCTTCGAAGACTGGCGGCCGTGCCGGATCAGTTGATGCATTGTTGGCATATTGTCGTTTAATGTTGCGAAGCCGCCGTTGCCAGGTGCCGCGTTTCAAGCCACTTCCACGCGATACTTTCGGCGACGTAAAAACAAAAAAGTGACGATAATTCGTCTGGCCCAGATTATCACGCGTTCAGGCGAGCGTCAATAGAGCGACCGGACTGTCGCCGCCGGCGCCCTGAAGCTGGAATATTGGCCTGGAGGGGGCTTATTTGGAGAAAGTGAGAGAGTGCGGGAGTGGAGGAGTTGCGGAGTCATGGAGAGACGAAGTTGCGAAGTCGACAAAATATACTGCTGACTCCGTTACTCCGTCACTCCATGACTCCAGCACTTTCATCTCCCCTACAGCCCTGCAAGCGAAAAATAGCCCCGGATGATGGCGGTGAAGACCGAACCGATGATCGAGACCGGCGACAGCCAATCCAGGATGATCAGGATGAAGAGGATGGTCGGACCGCGGGTTTCGAGGAAGCGCAGGATGTTGTGATACTTCGGCGCCGCGAGTAACGCTTCCATGAGCGCCGCGCCGTCGAGCGGCGGCACGGGAATCAGGTTGAAGACGCCGAGAACGGCGTTCACGATCACGAGCTGGGTCAGCAGCATCACCAGCAGATTGGACAGCGGCAGCGCCAGGACGACGAGAACGAACTTGAGCAGGAACAGGAAGATGAGGCCGCTCACGAAGTTCGAGGCCGGACCGGCCATAGCCACGAGCGTGGCTCCCCAGCGGTGAAAGCGGAGGTTGTACGGATTGAAAGGCACGGGCTTCGCCCAGCCGATGACCGGAAAACCGCTGAGCAGCCCGATGAGCGGCACGAGCACTGTGCCGATCGGGTCGAGATGAGCCAGCGGATTCAGGGTCAGGCGGCCCAGCCGTTTCGCGGTCCCGTCGCCCATGAGATAACCGGCCAGGGCGTGGCAGAACTCGTGTACGGAGAGCGCGATGAGGAAGGCGGCGATGGAGAGCAGGGCTTCGGCGAAAGGCATAGTCTTTGATGGCGTTTACGCGGCGATGGCGGGACGGAGAAGCCGCTGACGCGGCCACATCTTGCCAAGGCGGAGAGCTCGTGTTAAAGTGCCTCCGCGTTAATCATACCTAAAGATGGTATCGTATGGCTAGAATCTGCGACGTTTGCGCCCGCCGGCCGAACCAGGCCAATTCGCGGAGCCACTCCAACATCGCCACGAAACGGCGCCAGCTCGTCAACCTGCAGTCCATGCACGTTGATGGCAAGGCCGCCAAGGTCTGCACCCGCTGCGTCCGGACGATGACGAAGACGAAAGGCAAGGCGAAAGGCAAAAAGAAGTAGCGCTTCCGCCAAAAAACCGGCCCTCGCGGGGCGGTTTTTTCGTTGTCATAAAAAAAATACACCCGGGCGGCAGAACAGCGATGTTCTTGCCGCGCGGGTACGCGAGATCGATTATTGAAAACCAGCCGAGCTGAGCTCGGCCCCACAGCCGAGCTGAGCTCGGTAAATACAAAAACCAGCCGGTGTTACCCGGCTGATTCCCACCACTGAACTCGGCTCGAGAGTTTCGATGGGCCAGCTCAGCTGGCCACACCCCGCTCTGATCGCTCGGTTGTTTCATCAGAGAATGCGAAGCTGAGCTTCGCCTTCATCTTTTGGAACCGAGCTAAGCTCGGAAAAATTGAAAACCAGCCGAGCTAGGCTCGGCTGGCGTCCAATACCCAGCTTATCTCGAGTGGTCGCGCTCAGCGCGACTTCCGCACCTCGCTTTGGCACAAGGTGGGCGAAGCTCAGCTTCGCCATATCATATAGGTTCCCTTACGGGAACCGAGCTAAGCTCGGTGGTCGGGCTAGGCGGAGTTGAACCGCCGACTCGCCCACCCCAAGGGCGTGTATTACCGCTATACTATAGCCCGCTGAATTTTCCGCGGGGCCACTATACCCGGACCGCGAAAAAAAATAAAGGACCCCACGATGAAGCCAAAGTTTTGGCTGAAGCCAAATGGGCCTGCTCCCCGCCAAGCGAAAAGCTCTTCGCCTTGATCTTCGTCCCCGAGTACCGCCGGAAAGCTTGCAGGCTTTCGACCGCACCCAAAGACGAATGGCCAAGACGATCTGAGGCCGCTGGAGTCCGCTTGCGCTGCCCACGGGCGGCGCGAATAAGGACCCCAAGCCAAAACAGTTGACCCAAAACTTTGAAAGCGACTTCGTGAAGTCCGCTTTCATCATACCATGTTGCCGCGGACGTTCAACTGCCGTCCGGATCAGCCAACCTGCCAGCGGACAGGAAACGAAAAACGTCAATCCTGGAGCACCACGCGGTCGATCCACTTGGCGATCAGGCCGTACGATTCCGGCGTGGGCCTGAGCCGGGTCGAGATCTTCCCGATCGAATCGTCGGCGGTCACGTAATTATCCTTGTAGTAACGCAGCCGCATGACGATATCCTCGAGCGCCAGCTCCGGATGGAACTGGAAACCGTAAATCCCGGTCGCCGGAAAAGTGAAGGCCTGGACCGAGCAGCAATCAGAACCAGCCAGGCGGACCGCGTCCTGCGGCAATTTGACGATATGGTCCTGGTGTCCGGTCTGGGTCGGAAATTCCAGCGGCATATCCCTGAACAGCCTGTCAGTCTTCGCCGCCGGCTCTAGTCTGACGTTGACCGTTCCGACCTCGCGCTGGTCCGGATCGCGCGCCACGACGCCGCCGAAAGCGCTGGCCAGGAACTGGGCGCCCCAGCTCGAACCCAGGATCGGCACGCCGCGGAAACGCGCCTCGTGGACGAGCGCGACCAGGCTGCCGAGATTCGGAACCGGATCGAGAACGGAATAATCGCCGCTGCCGCCGATGATGACGGCGTCGACCGTATCAAGTTCTTCCGCCGTGACCGGCTTTTCCAGGAGATCGTGGCTCAGGACGTGGTCGTCGGCTATCTTGCCAGCCGTCTCGAAACAAGTGATCTCATGCAGCTTCATCGTCCGGTCACGACGAACTTGGACCAGCAGAAAACGAAGAGCATCGCGATTTTTCTTGAGTGACATATGTGAAGATCATAATATGGGCGACGGGGGCTGATGTCAATCTGGAGGAGTGTGGGAGTGTAGGAGTTGCGGAGTCATGGAGAGACGGAGCGACGGAGTGTCTCGACACCTCCACACTCTCATGCTCACCAACTTCGTCTCTCCCTGACTCCGCCACGTCGCTCGCGAGCGACGTGGCTCCGTCTCTCCAAAAACACGCCCCGCGGGCGTGCTCTCCAAAATCAGATGTGCTCCGACCGTCTTCAGGAAGCCGGCGGTTCTTCGAACGGACAACCGGACTTCGCGGCGAGATCAAGTAATTTCATTTCACCCGCCTGGCGCTCGCCGTTCGGGAAGACCCAGGTCGGATAACCGGTGATGCCGGCATCCGTGCACTCTTTGACCTGCGCCCGGGGATCGCCCTGCACGCCGCATTCGATGTACGGCATCTTGCTCGCGGCGTCGCCGAACAGTTTCTTCTGTTTCTGGCAATGCGAGCACCAATAAGCGCCGTACATCTTCACGCCTTTCTGGGTCAGGCATTCGGCCAAGCCGCTGACGGCCGCCGCTGACGGAGCGTTCTTCTCTTCGGACAAGCGGATGGCGGCGATCGATCCGACGATGAAAATGATCACGAGCAGGATGACCGTGCGGAAGACTAGCGCTCTTTTGTCCTCTTTCTTGTTGAACATGATCGTTGGAGCCGCCGCGACGCGCGGCGAGATCGGAAAAAATCGGGATAAAGAAAAGATGCCTGCTTCTTTCCGGAGCCGAAAAGACGCCGGCACCATTCACGAGAGATACAGCCTCCTTCTGCGGCACTGCGGTCGTGAACCGCAACGCCACCAAGCGCGACTCGATTGAAGAGACCATGTTGACCGGATGCCGAGCGGCGTCCGATAAGCACGGAGCTCACGACAAGACGGAGAGAGTTTAACACCGGGTCCGGCAACTGGCAAACCTGATCGTGTGGATAAAAAAATCGGCGGTGCAAGACCGCCGACCTGATGAACGTCCGACTCAGCAGGACTGGCTGTAGACCTGGAAAAAACACCAGCATACCAGGACCATAGCCGTAAGGAGCATGACCGCCACCGCTGCCAGTCCGATGGCAATGAAACGGAAGAACCACTTGTCTTTGGACGATCCGACCGCCGCTGCTTGCCGGGCAAATTTTTCCATCACAAACGCGCAGAACAGCGACATAGCCACAGCGAACGGGAGCAAGATCAGGCCAAAAACGCCTCCGTAAACGTTATCGATCACGTACTGGATCGGCGCCGCGCAGAAATCAACTGCGGAAAACATGATTCGGACTCCTTGGTTCGATGTGAAAGAACGCTATCTTCTTAGGGGAAAAATGGCCATCTGTCAATGCGGCGCGATAAAGACGAAAAGCGGATAAAAAAATCGGCGGTGCAAGACCGCCGACCTGACGAACGTCCGACTCAGCAATACTGGCCGTAAAGCTGGAAAAAACACCAACATGCCCCGACCATGGTCGCGAGGAGCATGACCGCCAACGCTGCCAGTCCGATGGCAATGGAACGGAAGAACCACTTGTCCTTGGACGATCCGGCCACCGCCATTTGCCGGGCAAATTTTTCCATCACAAACGCGCAGAACAGCGTCATGGCCACGGCGAACGAGAGCAGGATCAGGCCAAAAACGCCGTGGAAAACATTTTCGATCACGAACTGGATCGGCGTCGTGCAGAAATCAGCCGCGGAAAGCATGATTCGGACTCCTTGGTTCGATGTGAAAGAACGCTATCTTCTTAAGGGAAAAATGACCGTCTGTCAATACGGCGCGGCAGGAATGGAAAAACTAAAAAACGGAGACGCTTGTCTCCGTTTTTTGATATCCATGACTCCCTGACTCCATATTGCGAGAGACGAAGTCATGGAGTGACGGAGTTGCGAAGTCACCGGACTCCGTCTCTTCGTATCTCCATGACTCCGTCTCTCCAGCACTCCAGCACTCCTGCACTCTCCTCACTCTTTAATAGTAAACTTTGTGTAGGACGGACTATGCCGGACCAGCTCTTCCGGTTTGAACCAGACGTTGATCTCCGAGTCGGCGTTCTCCGGCGAATCCGAGGCGTGGATCAGGTTGAAGACGCCGATATCCTTCTCGTCGGCGTGGGAATAGGAGACGTGGGCGAAATCGCCGCGGATTGTGCCGGGCGCGGCGGCCTTAGGCTCGGTCGCGCCGACCATCTTACGGACGACTTCGATGATGTCGACGCCTTCAAGACAGATGGCCACGATCGGACCGGACATGAGCATCTGGATCATGCGCTCGCGGACCTTCTCGCCGCGGCGGCGGGCCAAATCGTCGGTGTAATGCCGCTTGGCGGTGTCCATCTCGGAGACGAGCAGCTTCAGGCCGGCCA from Patescibacteria group bacterium harbors:
- a CDS encoding site-2 protease family protein; its protein translation is MPFAEALLSIAAFLIALSVHEFCHALAGYLMGDGTAKRLGRLTLNPLAHLDPIGTVLVPLIGLLSGFPVIGWAKPVPFNPYNLRFHRWGATLVAMAGPASNFVSGLIFLFLLKFVLVVLALPLSNLLVMLLTQLVIVNAVLGVFNLIPVPPLDGAALMEALLAAPKYHNILRFLETRGPTILFILIILDWLSPVSIIGSVFTAIIRGYFSLAGL
- the rpmB gene encoding 50S ribosomal protein L28, yielding MARICDVCARRPNQANSRSHSNIATKRRQLVNLQSMHVDGKAAKVCTRCVRTMTKTKGKAKGKKK
- a CDS encoding type 1 glutamine amidotransferase, which codes for MSLKKNRDALRFLLVQVRRDRTMKLHEITCFETAGKIADDHVLSHDLLEKPVTAEELDTVDAVIIGGSGDYSVLDPVPNLGSLVALVHEARFRGVPILGSSWGAQFLASAFGGVVARDPDQREVGTVNVRLEPAAKTDRLFRDMPLEFPTQTGHQDHIVKLPQDAVRLAGSDCCSVQAFTFPATGIYGFQFHPELALEDIVMRLRYYKDNYVTADDSIGKISTRLRPTPESYGLIAKWIDRVVLQD
- a CDS encoding nucleoside-diphosphate kinase, which gives rise to MIQRTLVLLKPDALDRGICGEILQRFERVGAKLAGLKLLVSEMDTAKRHYTDDLARRRGEKVRERMIQMLMSGPIVAICLEGVDIIEVVRKMVGATEPKAAAPGTIRGDFAHVSYSHADEKDIGVFNLIHASDSPENADSEINVWFKPEELVRHSPSYTKFTIKE